The Mycosarcoma maydis chromosome 6, whole genome shotgun sequence genomic sequence TGCCTGGTCTCTACGACACCTGGATGGCAAGCATTAAACATGATCTGGCTGTGACCTCCCTTTTGTGCGTAGCAGGTCTGTCGACAAGGGTTAGGGTTATCAGTGAAGCTCTGCCGATAGATCAACATTAGTAGTGATCGATCTATGATGCCTTTTATTTGAATGCTCAGTAGTTCAAACTGAAGTATCTTTGTTTTCAGCTGCCTGACCTGCCTGGTGTGTAACACTGCATGACTGTATTTGAGACGGAAAGCGCTTGTGAGGCGTGATAGGGATATTGAAGCCATCTGCCTGGATGAGATCCAAAGTAAAGCAGAGAAAAGAGTCCAAGGACTGGGCTAGAAGAATAAGGGGAAATTTAAAGGCCATTGAGACGTGAGAGCGTGGACAGAGATGTGGGAACGAGGACATGGGAACTCAGAAAAACGGGGGTGGTATTAGGACCGCTGTTGAACAAAGCGCCTTCAGACTTGTGACTGGCGTGAAGACCGGAACTAGATGAACTTCCGTTGTCGCAAAGCGCTATGATGTACCAGATTGGCAATAATAGCTAGGAGAGCAGGACGCGTGAGTCTATGACACTGCTCGGTCTTGAGTGTTAGGCGGAGATAGAGAGTCTGGCGGTGAACGCTTCTTCTGATCAGAAGCATCAACGTGAAAGTTTCACACACTGTATGGAGCCAATAGCTAAAAGATCTTGGCGGATACTGCGTGCTGAGGTGAGTGATACTTATGACTGTACAATTTGGTCGAGAAGATTTTCCATATACGAATTACAAGATTTGTCATTCTGTAAGACGATATGGCTTTCGCAAATTGCTGTTCCGCTCGACCCTTCGACCGAAGACACAGGATGCAGTTGGAGGATCAGCACGTCCAGAGTTCAACTTTGGAGGGCCTTGATCACAAAGTTAGCAGCCGTGGTTTGGACGTAAGAGTCGGTAGGATAAAAGAAGTGTTGATAGGTAATACCGAAGCCAGACTCAACATCGCAGACTCCGTCTCCGAGAATACAAAAGTCAAGCGTCTTGGAGACCCAGTTCGACGGAACACCCTCGGAGATGGTAGCCATAAGGCCGTTTGCTTGGGCGGTCGAATTGCCACCCTCATTGTCAATATTGCAAGCCAGGTTGGGCCTGTGCTCGGGGTTCCCGAAGAGGATAACACCTTTGACGGCATCGAATGCAGATCCAGTAATTTGAGGAAGTGCATTACAAGTTGCAGCCGCACCCTGGGAATAGCCTTCAAGGATAAAGCAGGTTCTTGGGTCCTGAGCAAGCTTggtgttgatcttggcAACGATGTTTCGCGTGCCTATGGTCGAGATTTGGGAGAAATCGGCAGAATAGATAGTGTCGTATTCTGAGCCGCCAGTGACCGAGGAAAGGATTTTCGCATTCATGATGCGAAATCCGAGGGAAGGACCCTGAAACTCCCCGGTGCCTCTAGTGTCAATGAGGACGTACGAGGAGCAGCCCGCCCGTTTAGCCAGAGGTAAGGCTTGAGCAACAGCAGTAATCGCAAGGAGAAGCGTAAAGAGAAGAGATGGATAAAACATCTTACTGAGGTGAAAATGGAGTAAAGGTAAAAAGATTAAGGGAGTTAGGATGCTCGGAGTAGTTAGAAGGGTATGGGTGGTCTTTGGAGGCGAAGAGAGATGAGGAAGGCGGTGCCTTTTATGCCGAAGGTCATATAGCTTTGGCTCCGGGAAGTACATGTGGTGTTCGAGGGTAGCAACTAGACGCGTATGGGAAACTTCTTGAGCTATCAGCATTCCTCTTCCGCGCACGATGGGAACTCGAGTAGCCACGAACTTCACTGCATGATGGGCCGTCGAGTCACGGGCGGCGAGGTaggcgatcgagacggGGAACCGCGACCAAACGTGTTGAACAGCAAAAATGCGACCAGGTATCCTGCATTACTCAGAGAGATGGCTAGACAAGGATAAGCTTCTGTGACTATGGAACAGACCTgaccagatcgagctgcttggctgaAGTAGCACTAGCTGCACTCGGGTGCTTCGTATTATGTCTGGCGAGGCGGCTCATATTCTCTGACGATTCACTTTCATCTTCGTCGGCATCGAAGTTGATGCACGATGCGCAACATCGACCGCGACGATTTGGGAGTCACGATGCTGCGGAGCATCGATCGCAGGTCAACGCGATATGCGTCATCGCATAAACCGTAACGAGCAGTGATACGTGACAGTCGCTTCAGGCTAATGCACAGCAACTACAGCGTGCGAGAACCGGCAAACTTGGTTGGCTTTCACGCTGTCTTTCCCAATGCAGCAAGGAAGAAAGagatgacgaggtggagaaCAGACACTGCCAGATTGTCTGGCTTagcagagcaaagcagTCATTGAAGGGGAGATTAGCGAAGAGAGTCATGACTGCAGGAGCTAGATGGCATAGCGCATTTTGCAACTTAAAAACCCTAGGCAGAGGGTTAGCATAACTGGTACAAGAAAACaagcagtcacgaatgccaCGCGAGGCGTCTAAGATACCAGACACGTTTTGTTTCCGTGAATCTTCGAGACGGTCAGAGTTCATgcgcagcaacaagctAACTTACCAGACGGACGGTGAAACGATGTTGGAGCTTCGCATATATCATGGCCACTAACTTAGCAGGTCGTGGCTACTTAGCCGAACCATAGCAAAGACAGTCACCGGTTGTGTCATGCTGGAAAATGACGCTTTTAGCGTTCATGTGTCAAGAGGAGGAGCATGTCTCGCTTAACATCGGACCGAATTCGACGCGCGAGCGAAATTCCGATCTGCATCCTTGCACGTCAATTCGAACAATCGCAATGGAGTTGAACAAGCTTGAACCACAAACGCTTACGACCATTGTGCATTGACGTCTTCGTTTAAGCGAATTTGGGTATTGCAAACCCTCGTCgatcgtccatctcgcttTGTGGTTTCGAGTGCCATGTGTGAAGCGATAAAGCATCGCGATGcaatcagaatcacgaatgttggcATCCGAAAAGATAAACGGGAGGCCAACTTGTTTTTGACGCGGCGTTTATGGAAGCCCGCAGTGGTTTGGGATTTTGGGCGCCAGAAGATAGATCAATCGGAGAATTATCGCGGAGAATCATCGTGTGTGCGAGTGAAAGCGTTGGCTGGTAACTAGCAAGGGTCAACGTAACCATGATTACGTACCATGCAAGCACTCATACTTCAAAAGTCCCTCTTTGTCTGTACACGTACACGCGGTGTGAAGAGCATCCTTTGCCTCGAACGTATTGTGACGcattaatcgtgaatggcatGGCAAAAACGGCTTCAACTGGAACAGCTAACGGCAATTGTTTGCCCGGGTCAATCAGCATCACGGCATCTGAGACCGAGAAGACGGCGATCTTTGAGACAGCCATGACCTCCGACGTTTGCTCTTCCTTGTGCTGGCTGCCTGCGAGCTGTTCCGTGAGCACAGGACGGCACGGGCATATTGGCTTGACCGGCGCATCGCGACATGTCAGCGCGAGCCATCCAATGCCCCGTGCTTTCAGCCTAGAGATGGTCGAAGCAATGAACCAATATGGTCTATAGAGAGTGGTGACGGGAAAGCAAATCGATCGCAAGTGAAGACTCTAGCTAACTACTAACTTACATCAAGTTGAACGGCGGGCGTTTCGATGGCAATTGGCCGGCGAAGTTCTGCCGACACTTACTTGTGCATCAAACAAGTCCTATCAACGAAGGCAGAATATTTCCGAGGTTGAAGGCGGTGTGCTTTTTAGGTTATTTTGAGGAGCATGCAGATCGGATGCCCGAATTGCCAATCGACCCCGATGCACGCGATGGGGCTCAATCACCTGGCGAAACATTTCACCAATTTGGCCTGTCAGACTTAGGGTTAGGGCGTGACGGGGCATTTTTCAACATCAGCGCCAGAGACAAGATTGCGGCTAGCTCCCGCTTTTTGCATCTCGCCGCGTTAGTTATTACGCGAGCAACTGACGCAAGGTCGACAAGCGCATACCGAAGACAAGGCTGCTTACGCATGGCTGCGCCGTGATAAATCGCTACCGATAGCCACTTGTTCAGTCACCGTTTCTAGGCATTTGTGCAGTCAGCTCAAAGTAGTAAGCACATGATTGAGGCGAAGGCAAGTAGGTAGATGATATGTCGACACTACAAAAGTTCAGTTGCGAAGGGCCatctattcgtgattcacgattcaatCACCGTAGATACAGTAGGGGTTTTTCGCTTCGCAGCGTCAGCGCGTGACCCCACGCTGAAATTTCACTGGCGGAGGGGGCACAATAAGACAGAGAACAAAAGACCGTGGACCGCAGCGTTCCCTGTTCGCAATCACGGATTGACAGCAAATGATACGTCTTTCCCAAAACGCAAGGCTCCCTGCCAGTCACGGTAGCTGCTTTCCGCTCCTTGTTCCGCTGCTCGGATGCGGGCAGAACTTAGATCGGGAATGGTGTGCCTCCACAATACGCAGCGAAGCTTGAGGAAGCTTGACTATAGCGCAGATGGAGGATTGACCGCCACAACGCTTGAGGAAGCGGCTAGACAACCTCGAATTGTGACACCAGACTACTGGTGTGTGTCATCGCCGCAAGAGCAGAAAGCGCGGCAGGGCAGCGTTGATGACCAAGTGTGGGCGTCTTTTGGTCTGAACAGGGTGTTAATGCCGCGAGAAGGATCCCTCCTGTTTGCGGTAGTCAGCGCGCGTCGACAATCGTGACAGAGAGGGTCTTCGGGCCTGAAGCGAGGATTTGAGCTGCGGCGCCTTTGCGTGGGGCCCAGAGCAGACGAGCGGAAAGGTCGTGCACATGACCGCCAAGGTCGTAAAAGCCGATTCTCGGATCTGGTGGCAACCGCAACAGATTGCTCGCACCTCTCGAAAGCTGCACCTTGTCGACCAAAGTTTTttttaaaaaaaaaatgGATAGGCCAAAGAGCGCTGTCCAAGTCtttgagtcgtgagttgtgtCTCGCAGAAAAGTCCGACGGCCTGGTTTTGACCTGAATCTTTCTCTTAAGGTTGGTGGCCCGTGTTCGTACTGTATTTCCATTGTCTGTGCGGGGGGTGGAGGCAGCCAGTATGcgcgctgcagcagcttgtcgGCAGTTTGGAGCACCGACTACAGAGCCTCGAGCAAAGCGTGCGGCTCTTGACCGAAATTCCACACAGTCGTTTACGCCGTATTGACCACATGAGACGGACACtgcagctccagctgcCGCAAATTAACAGTCGGAGCGCGCTAGGTGAGTACCAAACCGAGGCCTCACTGGACCCACTTTGCCCCGCAGTTGGAAGACTAGCAGTCGCTAGGATATATAACCGTCGCAGAATGAGCTTTGATCAATACCATTCCATCCGTTCATCACTTCTATTCACCAGAGTATCCACATTCGCCCACACCCATACCCACTTTTCAGCATGCCAACTCTCAACCTCGATCTGCCTAACGgcatcaagtcgaccaTCCAGGCTGACTTGTTCATCAACAACAAGTTTGTGCCCGCTCTTGACGGCAAGACTTTTGCGACCATCAACCCTTCCACCGGTAAGGAGATTGGTCAGGTCGCCGAGGCTTCCGCCAAGGACGTTGATCTCGCTGTCAAGGCTGCGCGCGAGGCATTCGAGACTACTTGGGGCGAGAACACACCCGGTGACGCTCGTGGCAGACTTCtgatcaagctcgccgagctggtcgaggcCAAcattgacgagcttgctgccatcgagtcgctcgacaaCGGCAAGGCCTTCTCGATCGCTAAAAGCTTTGAcgtcgctgccgtcgcTGCCAACTTGCGATACTATGGTGGCTGGGCCGACAAGAACCACGGCAAGGTCATGGAGGTCGACACCAAGCGCCTCAACTACACGCGCCACGAGCCCATCGGCGTGTGTGGTCAGATCATCCCTTGGAACTTCCCCTTGCTCATGTTCGCCTGGAAGCTCGGCCCTGCGCTCGCCACAGGTAACACGATCGTCCTCAAAACCGCCGAGCAGACACCACTGTCAGCCATCAAGATGTGTGAGCTTATCGTCGAGGCCGGCTTCCCGCCTGGTGTGGTCAACGTCATTTCCGGTTTCGGTCCCGTCGCCGGTGCCGCCATCTCACAGCACATGGACATTGACAAGATCGCCTTCACCGGCTCAACACTGGTGGGCCGCAACATTATgaaggctgctgcttcgaccaACCTGAAGAAGgtgacgctcgagctcggcggcaaGTCGCCCAACATTATCTTTAAGGACGCCGACCTGGACCAGGCGGTTCGATGGTCGGCGTTCGGTATCATGTTCAATCACGGACAATGCTGCTGTGCGGGCTCGCGTGTCTATGTGGAGGAATCGATCTA encodes the following:
- a CDS encoding aldehyde dehydrogenase (NADP(+)) ALD4 is translated as MPTLNLDLPNGIKSTIQADLFINNKFVPALDGKTFATINPSTGKEIGQVAEASAKDVDLAVKAAREAFETTWGENTPGDARGRLLIKLAELVEANIDELAAIESLDNGKAFSIAKSFDVAAVAANLRYYGGWADKNHGKVMEVDTKRLNYTRHEPIGVCGQIIPWNFPLLMFAWKLGPALATGNTIVLKTAEQTPLSAIKMCELIVEAGFPPGVVNVISGFGPVAGAAISQHMDIDKIAFTGSTLVGRNIMKAAASTNLKKVTLELGGKSPNIIFKDADLDQAVRWSAFGIMFNHGQCCCAGSRVYVEESIYDAFMEKMTAHCKALQVGDPFSANTFQGPQVSQLQYDRIMEYIESGKKDANLALGGVRKGNEGYFIEPTIFTDVPHDAKIAKEEIFGPVVVVSKFKDEKDLIRIANDSIYGLAAAVFSRDISRAIETAHKLKAGTVWVNCYNQLIPQVPFGGYKASGIGRELGEYALSNYTNIKAVHVNLSQPAPI